Within the Streptomyces sp. NBC_00554 genome, the region AAGGGCGAAGGAGGCGAATCCGTCCAGCGCGCGGATCTCCGCTAGGGTCTGGGCAAAGTCGTGGGCCAGCTGGTGCCGTTCATGCACGATGCCTGCCTGTCGCCGCGTGAGGTTGTCTACGTCCTCGCTCCTGTCGACGGGGGTGAAGGTGTCTGCGGGCTGATCAAGCCGGTCGCGCAGCCGGACGAACCGCGCGGCCAGATCGGGATGTTGCTGGTTCAGGTCAGTGAGATCGCTACGGGTGTCCAGCGCCTGACTGAGCAAGACCGCCCTGCCGGCCTCCAGCAGCCGCAGCGCCCGAGTTGCACGCCCCTCACCCATCCCGTTGGGATTGGTGAGGGCCAGCGCGGCGGCCTCCCCGGCCAGGCCGGTGTACTGACCGAGCGCATACTGCTGATCGCCTCGTTTCAGCTGGCGAGAGGTCACCTCGGGCAGCAATCGCACCGCGGCCTCCGCCGCATCCGCCGCTCGCCCCGCGTCAGTTCCCGCGACCAGCTGAGCCACCGTCCAGGCTGCCCGGATACGGACTGAAGGCACCGCTGAAACCACCTCCGACGCCCTGGACAAGGCGGATACGGCTTGGTCCAGGTCCGTTCGGTTTCCGGTGCACCTATACCGGGTCCGCAGCGCGCCCCCGAGGTGGGAGAGCACTATCGCCTTGCCGGGGTGGTCGGCGGGGGTGGCATTCACCGCGTCCTGACCGGTGGTGATGGCTTGGTTCAGGTCCTCTTGGTCCCCCGTGCGTTCGAACCGGTCCTGCAGCAAAAGCCCGAGGTTGGTCAGGTTCCTTGCTTGGTCGGGGTGGTCGGCGGGGGTGGCATTCACCGCTGTTTGGACAGTGTAGATGGCCTGGTTCAGGTCAGTCTGGTCCCCGGTGCGTTCGTACCGGGCCCGCAGCGCGCCCCCGAGGTTGGAGAGCATTATCACCTTGTCGGGGTGGTCGGCGGGGGTGGCATTCACCGCGTCCTGGCCGGTGGTGATGGCTTGGTTCAGGTCCTTTTGGTTCCTGGTCCGTTCGTACCGGGTTCGTAGTGCGTTCCCGAGGTTGGTCAGGTTCCTCGCCTTGGCGGGGTGGTCGGCGGGGACGGTATCCACCGCAAGTTGGAGGGCGTAGATGGCCTGGTTCAGGTCAGTCTGGTCCCCGGTGCGTTCGTACCGGGCCCGCAGCGCGCCCCCGAGGTTGGTGAACATTGTCTCCTTGTCGGGGTGGTCGGCGGGGACGGTATCCACCGCTGTCTGGAGAGCGTCGATGGCCTGGTTCAGATCCTCTTGGTCCCCCGTGCGTTCGAATTGAACCTGCAGCGCAAGCCCGAGGCTGGAAAGGGGCCCTGCCCGGTCGGGATGGTCGGCGGGGGCGGCGTTCACCGCGTCCCGTCCGATGGCGATGGCTCGGTCCAAGTCCCTCTGATCACCGGTGCGTTCAAACCTGGCCCGCAGTACGACTCCGAGGTTCGAGAGCATCGTCGCCTGGTGGGGGTGGTCGGCGGGGACGGTATCCACCGCAGTTTGGAGAGCGTCGATAGCCCGGTTCAGGTCCGCCTGGCTTCCGGCTCGCCTAAACCGGGTGCCTAGCACCCCCCCGAGGTTGGAGAGCATCGTCGCCTGGTGGGGGTGGTCGGCGGGGACGGTATCCACCGCAGTTTGGAGAGCGTCGATAGCCCGGTTCAGGTCCGCCTGGTCCCCGGTCCGTTCGAATCGGGTCCGCAGCGCGAGCCCGAGGTCGGACAGGCGCCATGCCTGGTAGGGGTGGTCGGCGCGGGTGGCATTCACCGCAGTTTGGAGAGCGTCGATGGCCCGGCTCAGGTCAGCCTGATCCCCGGTGCGTTCGAATCGGGTCTGTAGCACGAGCGAGAGGTTGTACAGGCGCCATGCCTGGTCGGGGTGGCCAGCGCGGGTGCCGTGCACGGCAGTTTGGAAAGCGTTGATGGCTTGGTTCAGGCCCTCTTGGTCCCCGGCCTGTTCGAATCGGGTCCGCAGCGCGAGCCCGAGGTCGAAGAACAGACGCCATGCCCAGTCGCGGTTTCTGGCGGGGGTGGCTTGCAAGATGCGCTGCCATAGGTAGGCGGCGTCAGAGGCTAGGGCCGGGTCGGTGGAGACGAGCGCCTTCTGGAGCACACGGGTGGCATGCACGGCAGTGCCGTCAGCGAGTATGGGGACAAGCGGTTCAGGCAGCTCGCCAACACCGGCTACGAAACAAGGCGTGAACATCTCAATCAAAGTGCCGACGGTTGCCCGGTCTTCGTCGTCGGGCAGCGCCTGAAAACGGAACCAGTGCAGCCAGCCGAGCGCGTTCAATGCCTCAAAGTCACCTTCACGAAGAAGGTCGCGCAAGCTTTGCGCCTCGGCGAGCGCCTGCGGGTCCACCGCTAGGGCGAGATCGCCGGTGCCGCTGATCCGCTGCAGCCGGGCCAGCACCACGGCCAGCCGTTCCTCCCGCACCCGAGCCTCGTTCGGATTGCTCGCGCCTGGAAATGATGGTTCATCCGCCATATAGGGTATTTACCTCATGACAGCACAACTGGCATAGGTCTAATTCCAACGTGTCGGTCGCGAGTGGGCGGCCGATCTCTACGCGGCCGCCCGGCGAGTGACAGAGAACGACAGGATGAGCCAGATATTCCCCGAGATGAGGTCATGTTTGAAATTGGATGGATCTTATTTGAGTCTTGGCGAATCTGTATGGCGGTTTGGGCCGTCGGGGCAGCGACAATTGCGAGGGGAGTGGGCTCGGTGGCTGATGAGTCTGATGAGTCTGATGAGGCAGCGGTACACAGGGCTGCCTTGGCTTACGTCTGCACCCACATCGAGGAGATCCGCAGCGATCTGCGCAGCAGGGTGAGCGGGGACGACACGTCCCTGGAAGAGTTGCTGGCTGCGGCACGCGCCGACGGGGATGTGGCGGGTCCGCTCGACGGGCTGCATGCCATCTTGCAGGCTGCTAATGAAGACGCCCGAGGGCTATACGGGTGCGTCCGCGGCATCTCCCCGCTGGGGATCGACCGCGCGCGGCCCGGCGAGACCGTGTACCTGTGCCCGGCGGATCGGTGTGTGCGCTACTGGTGGCCCGGAACCCCCGGCCCGGTGCCGCGGTGCGAGATCAGCGGCGAAGCCCTGCGCCGGGATCGGCTGTAGAGGATGAGTGCCCTGCTGTCTGAGCTCGGCAAGAAGCTCGCCGAGCGCTGGCTGTCCCTGCTCGTCCTGCCCGGTGTCCTTTACCTGGCCGTCGCAGTCGTGGCTCACACCCTCGGCCAGGGCCATCCCTTCAGCATCTCCCGCCTCACCGACCAGGTCACCGCGTGGACCCACAGTCCCGCCGCCACCGTCGGCGGCCAAGTGGTCCTCCTGGCCTCTGTGCTGGTCGGTGCCGCCGGTGTTGGCCTGGTCGCCCAGGCCCTCGGTTCCCTGACTGAGCGGCTCTGCTTGGCCGCCGACTGGAATGCGTGGCCATCCCCGTTGAAGCGGCTCACCCGGTGGCGCGTCACCTATCGGCAGCAACGCTGGACTACCGCCTACACCAACTGGGATCGGCTTCGCGATGAAGCCGCCAGCGTCCGCGCCCGCGGTCGGCGGGCTGAGCCGGTTGAACGACACGCCGCCCAGGATGCGATGACCCGTATCGCCCATGAGTGGCCTGCCCGACCCACTTGGAGCGGGGACCGAATTCATGCGGTGGCCGTCCGGCTAGAGCGCGAACACCACCTCGACCTGGCTGTAATCTGGCCCTATCTGTGGCTGATCTTGCCCGACACCACTCGCACAGAGATCGCCGCCGCCCGTCAAGCCCTTACCCGAGCCACCACCATGACTGCATGGGCGCTGCTTTACATCATCCTTACGGTGTGGTGGTGGCCCGCTGCTCTCATCGCTACAGTCCTCGCCCTCACTGGTCGGGCCCGTATCCGCAGCGCAACCGACTCCTACGCGCTGCTGCTGGGAGCCGCCACTCACCTCCACGCCCGAGACCTCGCCGAACGCCTCGGTCTGCCTCCGGGTGGACATCTCACCCCTGACACCGGCGCCGATCTCACCGATCACCTGAGGCCCACTCCACCACCGCCCCCGCCCTCTGCGGGGTAGTGCCGGCGCCACCGGCATTCAGTAGGCACCCGTTGTCAGCCATGGCCGGTCCTCGTCGATCTCCCCGTCCGTGCGACGAAGACTCATCGAGACCTCGCCGACCGCATACGACATGGCTCACCCCCGAGCAGCAAGAACGAGGAGTGTAGACCCCGGCCTCGCTCAGCTGAGACGTCTCCACGATCATGCCGGAGAACACCGCTGCATAGATCGAGAACGGGATGAGCACTACTACGGGCGAATGATCAGACTGGAGTCCGTCTCACTGTCCTGTCCCTTGGGCCAGAAAAAGGCCACCATCAATGAGAAAAGGACACCGGAAATGCGAGCCTACAAGCCGCCTGTAGGTTCGCATTTCCCCTGTCCTTTGGGACACGGCTGACCTGCAAGGAGTGGACGTGTCTCAGTTGGGGCCAACTGCGGCTTGCCTCACGATCTTGTCCCTTGTTGTGGCCTACAGCCGTCGTCGATCTGCTCGCTGACCGCGCGCCCGGCTGCGGCGTGCCCTGCGCGAGGCCGATCCCGACTACGTCCTTGCTGGACGGCACCCTCGCGGAATGCGACCAGGTCGACGACAGCCGCGCTGACTACTCCCACAAGCGCCGTCGGCACGGAGTGAACGTGCAGGTGGTAACCGATCCGGCCGGACGGCTGCTGTGGATCTCGCCCACACTCCCGGGAGGGCGGCGATGCGGTCCCAGGCGATGGCTTTGGTCTCGCTGCCAGTGGCGACGTCGACAGGCGCACGCTGTCGACTACAGCGGGGCGTGGCTGGGACGGGACACGGCGGTGGACCTGGTGGAAGTGCTCCAGGATGACCTCGGCCGTTGGCACCCATCAAGCTGGCGACACATGGACCGTGAACGCCTGGCCAAGGCCCGCCTTCACCCGATCGACTGAGAAACCAGCCATCCCGCCATCCCCACCGAACTCACCGCATAGCCTGCAAACGGATCGCCGAGTGGCCGTCGTACGCCACTCCAGCGGACATGACCGGGGGACGCAATGCCACAAGCCGCTCACGAGCAGTACACCCGTGAACTCTTCGACAAATGGGGGTACTTCGCCACCTGGATGCCCAATGGACCATGCGCACTGGGAGACGTGGGGGTTCTCCGTGGCCGCCGGTTCAACCGGATGACCTCTTTGGCCAACCTGGGTGTGGCGTTCACGACAACGAGGCGCGGCACGCCCGTGGACTACAGTTACGCATCGACCGGCGGGGTCGACTGCTCCCTGTCCGGTCAGGCCGAGGCAGTCACTCCCCTCAGCGGCAGCCGCGCCGCTCTCGCGACACTCACCGTCTCCTTCAAGAGCGCCAACGCGACCTATTTCCGCGCGGTGGAATGCACGGTGGAGTCGATCGACGACCTGCCTGCTCTGGAGAGGCCCCTGGCAGAACTGCGCCAGTCCGGGCAGTGGCGCCGCGAGTATTGGGTCATGACCGAGGTAGTGCGCACCGGCCCCGCGCTCATCCTGGTCGCGAACGAGGCCAACGCCCGGGTGAGCTTGCGGGTCACCTCGGACGGACTGCCCGTCACCGACGTGCTTGGCGGGGCCTCGGCGAGCACGGGCCTGTCCGTTGGCTCCGGACTGGAAGCCAGCGTGCTCGCCCCGCGCGGTGGGGTGACCCCGTTGTTCCGTGCGGCCAGGCTATGCAAGACCGTCGCCAGGAAACCCCGACTCAGGGTCCGCGGCAGTGGCGGCGGTGCGGAAACGGCGCGTCAGCCGTGGCAGTTGACTCCCGCCACCTGGGAAGACTTTGAGCAGGACGCGCCCATGGAGGAGAGCGTCACCGCCTCTTGAGCGACGTCCCACCCGGATCCATACCTGCAGTTACCCATTCCCCGGAAGTCCTGTGGTCACCACCGCCCCGCCCCTCGATGAGCACGCCCGGCATCTGCTGAGCGTCATCGATCGCATGCCCGTGCGCACGCCGGACCGCGACCGCGTCATCACGGCGCTCGAACTCATCGCTACCAGCGAGTGGGTCCGCGTCCGGATAACGCTCACCGACGAGGAGGTGCAGGGCCTGAGCGTGCCCGGCGGGTTCTTCACACCGAACGAACTCGCCCATGTCCTAGAGGTCGCCACCACAGTGGCACGCATGTACGGCTTCGAGACCGTTGGAGTCGGGCACGTGGCTGTCGCCCTGGCGGCGACCAGCCGCCGTGCGGGGCTGACGGCCATCGACGTCATGGCCGAGGTCTTCGGCCTGGGCACCTTGGAGAACTCCGCACAGATCGTCAACCACCACCTGACGTTGCAGGAGGCGCCCGACGGCGGGCAACGAGAAGCCCTGCCGGGTGAGGAGGAGGTCAAGCACGGGGAGACCCCGCGCGCCCAGGCGTTGCACCGGGCAGCCTGCGTCACCCATCTGGCACTGCGCGTGGCTGCCGCCGCCGTGCTCTTCGCCATCGCGGCAGGCGGCGGCAGCGGCTGGGCCTGGCCGGTCGCGTTCGCGGCCCTGGTCTCCACTCGGGATGCCCGGGAACCACGCCCCCTGGTCGTCGACGAGGTCTCGCCTGTCCAACCGCCCGCCGCTCTGCCCTGGCTGGGGTGTCTCACGGTGGCCGCGGGCGCGCTCGGGCTATGGGCGTCGGCCGCGGTGACCACCGCACTCGCCCTCCTCCTGGACGCGGTCTCCTGCGCGGGACTGCTCCTGACGGCCCGCTTCTTGTGGATCGAGGGCACGCCCGAGGCTGGAGTGAGCAGGCACGTCTCCCGGCTGCTGTCCCAGCTGGAGG harbors:
- a CDS encoding CHAT domain-containing protein — its product is MADEPSFPGASNPNEARVREERLAVVLARLQRISGTGDLALAVDPQALAEAQSLRDLLREGDFEALNALGWLHWFRFQALPDDEDRATVGTLIEMFTPCFVAGVGELPEPLVPILADGTAVHATRVLQKALVSTDPALASDAAYLWQRILQATPARNRDWAWRLFFDLGLALRTRFEQAGDQEGLNQAINAFQTAVHGTRAGHPDQAWRLYNLSLVLQTRFERTGDQADLSRAIDALQTAVNATRADHPYQAWRLSDLGLALRTRFERTGDQADLNRAIDALQTAVDTVPADHPHQATMLSNLGGVLGTRFRRAGSQADLNRAIDALQTAVDTVPADHPHQATMLSNLGVVLRARFERTGDQRDLDRAIAIGRDAVNAAPADHPDRAGPLSSLGLALQVQFERTGDQEDLNQAIDALQTAVDTVPADHPDKETMFTNLGGALRARYERTGDQTDLNQAIYALQLAVDTVPADHPAKARNLTNLGNALRTRYERTRNQKDLNQAITTGQDAVNATPADHPDKVIMLSNLGGALRARYERTGDQTDLNQAIYTVQTAVNATPADHPDQARNLTNLGLLLQDRFERTGDQEDLNQAITTGQDAVNATPADHPGKAIVLSHLGGALRTRYRCTGNRTDLDQAVSALSRASEVVSAVPSVRIRAAWTVAQLVAGTDAGRAADAAEAAVRLLPEVTSRQLKRGDQQYALGQYTGLAGEAAALALTNPNGMGEGRATRALRLLEAGRAVLLSQALDTRSDLTDLNQQHPDLAARFVRLRDRLDQPADTFTPVDRSEDVDNLTRRQAGIVHERHQLAHDFAQTLAEIRALDGFASFALPPTAEELLAEAGPGPVVAFNVSRYRSDALLLTRDGITHCELPQLTVDAVTDTIAAFHRALETATSSEDKTRRRDAQATLSRVLEWLWDTAAGPVLDALGYYSQPSREADWPRVWWAPGGLLGLLPLHAAGYHTDPVDDPGRRTLADRVVSSYTPTVRALRYARRHPPAPSAPARALIVAMPTTPDLPNDGLLVHVRAEAAMLCSRLPNPVLLREPTPSDDEPSAASPSLPTRDNVLAHLPACPIAHFACHGASNPDDPSRSMLLLHDHVSQPLTVASLAPVRLDQVQLAYLSACRTAALDTAELIDEAIHLTSAFQLAGFPHVIGTLWEIDDRIAVTVADAFYSHLRTPAGTIDTSRAAWALHQAVRSVRDGDDLPGRLDRTRIPFLWAAYLHAGA